In Cyanobium sp. AMD-g, one genomic interval encodes:
- a CDS encoding DUF3067 family protein codes for MTSAEPLRREELLELLRTRWQASYDLQLVQRRGRLYLHVMWGYLEQQSFPLTPEAYEAHLEELVGSLNGLGVAAQVRHWLQTTTDKPRLGKALSLPLELPAGRASEFML; via the coding sequence ATGACCTCAGCTGAGCCGCTTCGCCGGGAGGAACTGCTGGAGTTGCTGCGAACGCGCTGGCAGGCCTCCTACGACCTGCAGCTGGTGCAGCGTCGTGGTCGTCTGTATCTGCATGTGATGTGGGGCTACCTCGAGCAGCAGTCCTTCCCGCTCACCCCCGAGGCCTACGAGGCGCACCTCGAGGAGCTGGTGGGCTCCCTCAACGGCCTCGGTGTTGCCGCCCAGGTGCGCCACTGGCTCCAGACCACCACGGACAAGCCCCGTCTGGGCAAGGCCCTGTCGTTGCCCCTCGAGCTGCCGGCGGGGCGCGCCAGCGAGTTCATGCTCTGA
- the gmk gene encoding guanylate kinase: MPAPPSSGRLTVITGPSGVGKGTLVARLLQRHPGLWLSVSATTRTPRAGEIDGQHYFFLTRPDFEQRVSTDGFLEWAAFAGHLYGTPRGPVEEHLAKGQPVLLEIELEGARQVRRTFPAAFQLLIKPPSFEELERRIRGRGTDGEEAIQKRLARARVELEAEAEFDAVLVNGDLEAAVAELERLVGLDAAATPQP, translated from the coding sequence ATGCCAGCTCCCCCCTCCTCCGGTCGACTCACGGTGATCACCGGCCCCAGCGGGGTGGGCAAGGGCACCCTGGTGGCCCGGCTGCTGCAGCGCCATCCAGGTCTCTGGCTGTCGGTGTCAGCCACCACCCGGACCCCCCGCGCCGGGGAGATCGATGGCCAGCACTATTTCTTCCTGACCCGGCCCGACTTCGAGCAAAGGGTGTCCACGGACGGCTTTCTGGAATGGGCCGCCTTCGCCGGACACCTGTACGGCACCCCCCGGGGGCCGGTGGAAGAGCATCTCGCCAAGGGCCAGCCGGTGCTGCTGGAGATCGAACTGGAGGGGGCCCGTCAGGTGCGGCGCACGTTTCCGGCGGCCTTCCAGCTGCTGATCAAGCCGCCCAGCTTTGAGGAACTGGAGCGCCGCATCCGGGGCCGGGGCACCGATGGCGAGGAGGCGATCCAGAAGCGCCTGGCCCGGGCCCGGGTGGAACTGGAGGCGGAGGCTGAGTTTGATGCGGTCCTGGTCAACGGCGATCTGGAGGCGGCGGTGGCCGAACTGGAGCGCCTCGTGGGCCTTGACGCCGCGGCGACCCCGCAGCCCTGA
- a CDS encoding NFACT family protein has protein sequence MAPSPPIQAMDVTSLRAVLVEMRRGLLPSRFEKAQQPDAHRLQLGLRSLQGTLWLELSWLAEAPRLLAVEPPLRLGDGSTLAQQLQHGLRGLALVSLEQQGWERVVALGFAPRPGEPIARQLVLEVMGRHSNLFLLDEDGRVITLARQVRQDRSRLRPIGTGDAYVPPPPMAGEPPRLQEDFASWQRRLSLLPQTVGQALMGAYQGVGPALARQLADAWLALPVQTLQVAQWQQLWQRWRLWLETVEQERFALGWGGPSDYRCWDPGAAATAATPWVINRGLAGYYDDRLGHRELEQRRASLRQRLQTAAARERRNADQQQALLAAVPGSEAMQRRADGLLSLPAPSRDQVDEAQRLYRAARKLRRSVAAITPRLELHQQRLAAIDTSLTFLEQAENGAQLAAVEEDLPVLLPAREGQGPGPSRRVRRGAAGSAPAPLELRSSGGLRLQVGRNHRQNEWISLQQARRGDLWFHAQECPGSHVVLKGSEGTPSDEDLREAADLAAHFSRGRANGRVPVVMVPTSDLQRIAGAGPGTVRHRGGTVLWAVPDRAAGLLAEPPRLPGSEQP, from the coding sequence ATGGCCCCATCCCCGCCCATCCAGGCCATGGATGTGACCAGCCTGCGCGCCGTGCTGGTCGAGATGCGCCGCGGCCTGCTGCCCAGCCGCTTCGAGAAGGCCCAGCAGCCCGATGCCCATCGGTTGCAGCTGGGCCTGCGCAGCCTGCAGGGAACCCTGTGGCTGGAACTCAGCTGGCTGGCGGAGGCGCCGCGCCTGCTGGCCGTCGAGCCGCCGCTGCGGCTGGGGGATGGCAGCACCCTGGCCCAGCAACTGCAACACGGCCTGCGGGGGCTGGCCCTGGTGAGCCTGGAGCAGCAGGGCTGGGAGCGGGTGGTGGCCCTGGGCTTCGCCCCCAGACCCGGAGAGCCGATCGCCAGGCAGCTGGTGCTGGAGGTGATGGGGCGCCACAGCAACCTGTTCCTGCTGGATGAGGACGGGCGGGTGATCACCCTGGCCCGCCAGGTCCGCCAGGACCGGTCCCGCCTGCGGCCGATCGGCACCGGCGATGCCTACGTGCCTCCGCCGCCCATGGCCGGCGAACCTCCGCGGCTCCAGGAGGATTTCGCCTCCTGGCAACGGCGCCTCAGCCTGTTGCCCCAGACGGTCGGCCAGGCGCTGATGGGCGCCTACCAGGGGGTCGGCCCAGCCCTGGCCCGCCAGTTGGCAGACGCCTGGCTGGCCTTGCCAGTGCAAACCCTCCAAGTCGCGCAGTGGCAACAGCTCTGGCAGCGGTGGCGCCTCTGGCTGGAGACGGTGGAGCAGGAACGGTTCGCCCTGGGCTGGGGCGGCCCGAGCGACTACCGCTGCTGGGATCCCGGAGCAGCGGCGACCGCGGCCACCCCCTGGGTGATCAACCGGGGACTGGCGGGCTACTACGACGATCGGCTGGGCCATCGGGAGCTGGAACAGCGGCGGGCGAGCCTGCGGCAGCGCCTCCAGACCGCCGCGGCACGGGAGCGCCGCAACGCCGACCAGCAGCAGGCCCTGCTGGCGGCGGTGCCCGGCAGCGAAGCGATGCAGCGCCGGGCCGATGGCCTGCTGAGCCTGCCGGCGCCCTCCAGGGATCAGGTCGATGAAGCCCAGCGCCTCTACCGAGCGGCCCGCAAGCTGCGTCGCTCCGTGGCCGCGATCACCCCCCGGCTGGAGCTGCATCAGCAGCGGCTGGCCGCCATCGACACCAGCCTCACCTTCCTGGAGCAGGCGGAGAACGGGGCCCAGCTCGCCGCTGTCGAGGAGGACCTGCCCGTCCTACTTCCCGCCCGGGAGGGCCAGGGGCCCGGGCCGTCCCGGCGGGTCCGGCGCGGGGCGGCCGGCAGCGCCCCTGCCCCGCTGGAACTTCGCAGCAGCGGTGGCCTGCGCCTGCAGGTGGGCCGCAACCATCGCCAGAACGAGTGGATCAGCCTGCAGCAGGCCCGGCGCGGCGATCTCTGGTTCCATGCCCAGGAGTGCCCGGGCAGCCACGTGGTGCTGAAGGGCTCAGAGGGCACCCCCAGCGACGAGGACCTGCGGGAGGCGGCCGACCTGGCGGCCCACTTCAGCCGGGGCCGGGCCAATGGCCGGGTGCCGGTGGTGATGGTGCCCACCAGCGACCTGCAGCGCATCGCCGGTGCCGGCCCCGGCACGGTGCGCCACCGCGGCGGCACGGTGCTGTGGGCGGTGCCCGATCGGGCCGCTGGCCTGCTGGCGGAGCCCCCTAGGCTGCCGGGATCGGAACAGCCATGA
- the tsaD gene encoding tRNA (adenosine(37)-N6)-threonylcarbamoyltransferase complex transferase subunit TsaD — protein sequence MSTVLALETSCDESAAAIVSGRRVLAGAVASQMEEHARWGGVVPEIASRRHVEALPALIAQVLEQSGLAMADLDAIAATVAPGLAGALLVGSVTARTLARLHDKPFLGVHHLEGHLCSVHLGEPLPEGPYLVLLVSGGHTELVRVEAPGSYVRLGRSRDDAAGECFDKVARLLGLGYPGGPAIEAAAMNGDPGRFRFPKGRVSLPQGGFHPYDFSFSGLKTAVLRQVQTLSQAGGSLPVADLAASFEQVVAEVLVERSCRCAVEAGLQTIVLVGGVAANRRLRRGMAEATAARGLGWRVAPLAYCTDNAAMVGLAAIERFDAGERSGIALGVAARLPLEQAGTLYGQQPPF from the coding sequence ATGAGCACGGTTCTGGCCCTCGAAACAAGTTGTGACGAGTCGGCGGCGGCGATCGTGTCCGGACGGCGGGTGCTGGCGGGGGCCGTTGCCTCCCAGATGGAGGAGCACGCCCGCTGGGGCGGGGTGGTGCCGGAGATCGCCTCCCGTCGGCATGTCGAGGCGCTGCCGGCCCTGATCGCCCAGGTGCTGGAGCAGAGCGGTCTGGCCATGGCCGACCTCGATGCCATCGCCGCCACGGTCGCCCCGGGCCTGGCGGGGGCCCTGCTGGTGGGGTCGGTGACGGCGCGCACCCTGGCGCGGCTGCATGACAAGCCGTTCCTGGGGGTGCACCACCTGGAGGGCCACCTCTGCTCGGTGCACCTGGGTGAGCCGCTGCCGGAGGGGCCTTACCTGGTGCTGCTGGTGAGCGGTGGCCACACCGAGCTGGTGAGGGTCGAGGCTCCGGGGAGCTACGTCCGCCTGGGGCGCAGCCGTGACGATGCCGCCGGGGAATGCTTCGACAAGGTGGCCCGCTTGCTTGGGCTGGGCTACCCGGGTGGGCCGGCGATCGAGGCGGCGGCGATGAACGGCGATCCGGGCCGCTTCCGCTTTCCCAAGGGGAGGGTCTCCCTGCCCCAGGGGGGCTTCCATCCCTACGACTTCAGTTTCAGCGGCCTCAAGACGGCCGTGTTGCGCCAGGTGCAGACCCTCAGCCAAGCGGGGGGCAGCCTGCCGGTGGCCGACCTGGCAGCAAGCTTCGAGCAGGTGGTGGCCGAAGTGCTGGTGGAGCGCAGCTGCCGTTGCGCCGTCGAAGCGGGCCTCCAGACCATCGTGCTGGTGGGGGGCGTGGCCGCCAACCGGCGTCTGCGGCGAGGAATGGCCGAAGCCACCGCCGCCCGGGGCCTTGGCTGGCGTGTCGCGCCGTTGGCCTACTGCACCGATAACGCCGCCATGGTGGGCCTGGCGGCGATCGAGCGCTTCGACGCCGGCGAGCGCAGCGGGATCGCCCTGGGGGTGGCGGCCCGGCTCCCCCTGGAGCAGGCCGGCACGCTCTACGGGCAACAACCTCCCTTTTGA
- the petA gene encoding cytochrome f, which yields MRRFLSPLFGTLLTLSLSVGVLLLGASPSWAYPFWAQQNYASPREATGKIVCANCHLAKKATRVEVPQAVFPDTVFKAVVEIPYDTSVQQVSGNGSPAGLNVGAVVMLPDGFTLAPQDRLSDELKEETAGVYFTQYSDDQPNILLVGPIPGDQHQEIVFPILSPDPATDSAIHFGKYQVHVGANRGRGQVTPQGEKTNNTVYTAPAAGTVSAITTAEDGSTVVEITGAAGAVSETVPSGPSLIVAVGDVVEAGVPITNDPNVGGFGQIDAEVVLQNPVRIYGLLAFFAAVALAQIMLVLKKRQVEKVQAAEGF from the coding sequence ATGCGCCGCTTCCTCTCCCCCCTGTTCGGCACCCTCCTCACCCTCAGCCTTTCGGTGGGCGTGCTGCTCCTGGGGGCCAGCCCCAGCTGGGCCTATCCCTTCTGGGCCCAGCAGAATTACGCTTCCCCGCGTGAAGCCACCGGCAAGATCGTCTGCGCCAACTGCCATCTGGCCAAGAAGGCCACCCGGGTGGAAGTGCCCCAGGCGGTTTTCCCCGACACGGTCTTCAAGGCGGTGGTCGAAATCCCGTATGACACTTCGGTGCAGCAGGTGTCCGGCAACGGCAGCCCCGCCGGCCTCAACGTGGGCGCCGTTGTGATGCTCCCCGACGGCTTCACCCTGGCGCCCCAGGACCGGCTCAGCGATGAGCTCAAGGAGGAAACCGCTGGGGTCTACTTCACCCAGTACAGCGACGATCAGCCCAACATCCTTCTGGTGGGACCGATCCCCGGTGACCAGCACCAGGAGATCGTGTTCCCGATCCTGTCCCCCGATCCGGCCACCGACAGCGCCATCCACTTCGGCAAGTACCAGGTCCATGTGGGTGCCAACCGCGGCCGCGGCCAGGTGACCCCCCAGGGTGAGAAGACCAACAACACCGTCTACACCGCTCCCGCGGCCGGCACCGTCAGCGCCATCACCACCGCTGAAGACGGCAGCACCGTGGTGGAGATCACCGGGGCTGCAGGTGCTGTCAGCGAAACCGTCCCCTCCGGACCCAGCCTGATCGTGGCCGTCGGCGATGTGGTGGAGGCCGGTGTCCCCATCACCAACGACCCCAACGTCGGCGGCTTCGGCCAGATCGATGCCGAGGTGGTGCTTCAGAACCCGGTCCGCATCTACGGCCTGCTGGCCTTCTTCGCCGCCGTGGCCCTGGCCCAGATCATGTTGGTGCTCAAGAAGCGCCAGGTGGAGAAGGTCCAGGCGGCGGAGGGCTTCTGA
- a CDS encoding high light inducible protein has translation MAPANPLPIEQVETSLSDTEPVSQQELNAWRRGFTPQAEIWNGRLAMLGLSVGLGVLLLVRLAGG, from the coding sequence ATGGCCCCCGCGAACCCCCTGCCCATCGAGCAGGTTGAAACGTCCCTCAGCGACACGGAACCCGTGTCCCAGCAGGAACTCAACGCCTGGCGTCGCGGCTTCACCCCCCAGGCCGAGATCTGGAATGGCCGCCTGGCCATGCTTGGGCTCTCCGTGGGCCTGGGCGTCCTGTTGCTCGTACGCCTGGCTGGGGGCTGA
- a CDS encoding alpha-ketoglutarate-dependent dioxygenase AlkB produces the protein MSAATPCLRHWRGWVGAAEADAWLERLQQGVPWKQEFISVYGRRHAMPRLTCWMADPGCGYRYSGLENAIEPWTPLAAAIRRRVAAAAAQEFNSLLLNYYRDGRDAMGWHADDEAELDPEAPIASLSLGASRSLRFRPRQRDTAPTLAVELGHGDLLLMDPPTQRHWQHGLPRRLRVETPRLNLTFRRVRLPA, from the coding sequence GTGAGCGCGGCCACCCCCTGCCTGCGCCACTGGCGGGGCTGGGTGGGGGCAGCGGAAGCCGATGCCTGGCTGGAGCGGCTGCAGCAGGGGGTGCCCTGGAAGCAGGAGTTCATCAGCGTGTACGGCCGCCGTCACGCCATGCCCCGGCTCACCTGCTGGATGGCGGATCCGGGCTGCGGCTATCGCTACTCCGGGTTGGAGAATGCCATCGAACCCTGGACACCCTTGGCCGCCGCCATCCGCCGACGCGTTGCGGCAGCTGCCGCCCAGGAGTTCAATTCCCTGCTGCTGAACTACTACCGCGACGGCCGAGATGCCATGGGCTGGCATGCGGATGACGAGGCTGAGCTGGATCCGGAAGCCCCGATCGCCTCCCTCAGCCTGGGGGCCAGCCGCAGCCTGCGTTTCCGTCCCCGCCAGCGGGACACCGCTCCCACCCTGGCAGTGGAACTGGGCCATGGAGATCTGTTGTTGATGGACCCGCCCACCCAGCGGCACTGGCAGCACGGCCTGCCGCGGCGCCTGAGGGTGGAAACCCCGCGGCTCAACCTGACCTTCCGGAGGGTGCGGCTGCCGGCCTGA
- the cobM gene encoding precorrin-4 C(11)-methyltransferase, whose product MTATVQIVGAGPGAPDLLTLRAARAIEAAEVLVWTDSLVSPQIAALASRECETVRTSTLTLEEVMAVVIERASQGRRVVRLHDGDPCLYGALQEQICRLADAGLAVEVVPGLSAYQATAAALGAELTIPGRVQTIVLSRAGGRTGVPERESLARLAALQASLCLYLSARHVEEVQSELLQHYPADTPVAIGYRVSWPDQWLTVVPLDAMARVSRQRNLIRTTLYVVSPALRAADGARSLLYSASHNHLFRGGAE is encoded by the coding sequence ATGACAGCCACCGTTCAGATCGTCGGAGCCGGCCCCGGCGCCCCGGACCTGCTCACCCTGAGGGCCGCTCGGGCCATCGAGGCAGCCGAGGTGCTGGTCTGGACCGACTCCCTGGTGAGCCCCCAGATCGCTGCCCTGGCGTCACGGGAGTGTGAAACGGTCCGCACCAGCACGCTCACCCTCGAGGAGGTCATGGCGGTGGTGATCGAGCGGGCCAGCCAGGGACGGCGGGTGGTGCGCCTCCACGACGGTGACCCCTGCCTCTACGGCGCCTTGCAGGAGCAGATCTGCCGGCTGGCCGACGCCGGCCTGGCGGTGGAGGTGGTGCCGGGCCTGAGCGCCTACCAGGCCACCGCCGCCGCCCTGGGGGCCGAGCTGACCATTCCCGGCCGGGTCCAGACGATCGTGCTCAGCCGGGCAGGCGGCCGCACCGGCGTGCCGGAGCGCGAATCCCTGGCCCGTCTCGCCGCCCTGCAGGCCTCCCTGTGCCTCTACCTCAGCGCCCGCCACGTGGAGGAGGTGCAGAGCGAGCTGCTGCAGCACTACCCGGCGGACACGCCGGTGGCGATCGGTTACAGGGTCAGCTGGCCCGACCAGTGGCTCACGGTGGTGCCCCTGGACGCCATGGCCCGCGTCAGCCGGCAGCGGAACCTCATCCGCACCACTCTCTACGTGGTGAGTCCGGCCCTGCGGGCCGCCGACGGGGCCCGATCCTTGCTCTATTCCGCCAGCCACAACCACTTGTTCCGCGGCGGCGCCGAGTGA
- the tatC gene encoding twin-arginine translocase subunit TatC, with translation MSDSIPEDNFPGEVQMSLVEHLEELRRRVLRSLLAVVVGAAVCLVGVRPLVKLLEVPAEGIRFLQLAPGEFLFVSLKVAGYAGLTLALPYVLFETLAFVLPGLTRRERRLVAPAVAGSTVLFAAGLAFAWWALVPAALRFLVSYGADVVEPIWSIERYLDFVLLLMVATALAFQLPVLQLLLGALGLIDWRTMLGAWRWVVLAAALAGAVLTPSTDPITMLLLTGAITALYLLGVALVALAEGLRTTASPST, from the coding sequence ATGAGCGACTCCATCCCCGAGGACAATTTCCCCGGCGAGGTGCAGATGAGCCTGGTGGAGCACCTTGAGGAGCTCCGCCGTCGCGTCCTGCGCAGCCTGCTGGCGGTGGTGGTCGGTGCCGCCGTCTGCCTGGTGGGGGTGCGGCCGCTGGTGAAGCTGCTGGAGGTGCCGGCCGAAGGCATCCGCTTCCTGCAGCTGGCGCCGGGCGAATTCCTGTTTGTGTCCTTGAAGGTGGCCGGCTACGCGGGGCTCACCCTGGCCCTGCCCTACGTGCTCTTCGAGACCCTGGCCTTCGTTCTGCCGGGGCTGACCCGGCGGGAGCGGCGGCTGGTGGCCCCCGCCGTCGCCGGCTCCACGGTGCTCTTCGCCGCCGGTCTGGCCTTCGCCTGGTGGGCCCTGGTGCCGGCCGCCCTGCGCTTCCTGGTGTCCTACGGCGCCGATGTGGTCGAACCGATCTGGTCGATCGAGCGCTACCTCGACTTTGTGCTGCTGCTGATGGTGGCCACGGCCCTGGCCTTCCAGCTGCCGGTGCTGCAGCTCCTGCTGGGCGCCCTGGGACTGATCGACTGGCGCACGATGCTGGGGGCCTGGCGCTGGGTGGTGCTGGCGGCGGCCCTGGCCGGTGCGGTGCTGACGCCCTCCACCGATCCGATCACGATGCTGCTGCTCACCGGGGCGATCACGGCCCTTTACCTGCTGGGGGTGGCGCTGGTGGCCCTGGCCGAGGGGCTGCGGACCACCGCGTCGCCCTCCACCTGA
- the petC gene encoding cytochrome b6-f complex iron-sulfur subunit gives MTQIPAASSNGGGADVPGMGRRQFMNLLTFGSVTGVALGALYPVVNYFIPPKAAGSGGGVTAKDELGNSVTATGWLATHKEGDRSLVQGLKGDPTYLLVEGGEAIGDYGINAICTHLGCVVPWNSGANRFICPCHGSQYDATGKVVRGPAPLSLALAHVSVENDNVFLSPWTETDFRTGEKAWWA, from the coding sequence ATGACCCAGATTCCTGCGGCCTCCTCGAACGGCGGTGGTGCTGATGTGCCTGGAATGGGCCGCCGGCAGTTCATGAACCTGCTGACCTTCGGCTCCGTCACGGGGGTGGCCCTGGGTGCCCTTTACCCCGTGGTCAACTACTTCATCCCGCCGAAAGCCGCCGGCAGCGGAGGCGGCGTCACCGCCAAGGACGAGCTTGGCAACAGCGTCACCGCCACCGGCTGGCTGGCCACCCACAAGGAAGGTGACCGCAGCCTGGTGCAGGGTCTCAAGGGTGACCCCACCTACCTGCTGGTGGAGGGTGGCGAGGCCATCGGCGACTACGGCATCAACGCCATCTGCACCCACCTGGGCTGTGTGGTGCCCTGGAACAGCGGCGCCAACCGGTTCATCTGCCCCTGCCACGGCAGCCAGTACGACGCCACCGGCAAGGTGGTGCGCGGCCCTGCGCCCCTCTCCCTGGCCCTGGCCCACGTCAGCGTCGAGAACGACAACGTGTTCCTCAGCCCGTGGACCGAAACCGACTTCCGCACCGGCGAGAAGGCCTGGTGGGCGTGA
- the psaJ gene encoding photosystem I reaction center subunit IX, with translation MKKFLTTAPVFAAIWFGITAGIMIEFNRFFPDLLFHPL, from the coding sequence ATGAAGAAGTTCCTCACCACCGCCCCGGTGTTCGCCGCCATCTGGTTCGGCATCACCGCCGGGATCATGATCGAGTTCAATCGTTTCTTTCCCGACCTGCTGTTCCACCCGCTCTGA
- a CDS encoding Photosystem I reaction center subunit III, translated as MRRLLPSRSFAIRAFALVASVFLLFGFAPSARADIGGLTPCSETPRFQQRAAGAKTDQAKARFAMYGQALCGTDGLPHLIVDGRWNHAGDFTIPGIAFLYIAGCIGWAGRVYLQAIRGDKDANMKEIQIDLALAFKSTLASATWPLAAFKELTSGKLLEDDSKVTVSPR; from the coding sequence ATGCGCCGTCTTCTCCCCAGTCGTTCCTTCGCCATCAGGGCCTTCGCCCTTGTGGCGTCCGTGTTCCTGCTCTTCGGCTTCGCCCCCTCGGCCCGGGCCGACATCGGCGGACTCACCCCCTGCAGCGAGACTCCCCGGTTCCAGCAGCGCGCCGCCGGAGCCAAGACCGATCAGGCCAAGGCCCGCTTCGCCATGTACGGCCAGGCCCTCTGCGGTACCGATGGCCTGCCCCACCTGATCGTCGACGGCCGCTGGAATCACGCCGGTGACTTCACGATCCCCGGCATCGCCTTCCTGTACATCGCCGGCTGTATCGGCTGGGCCGGCCGCGTTTACCTGCAGGCCATCCGGGGCGACAAGGACGCCAACATGAAGGAGATCCAGATCGATCTGGCCCTGGCCTTCAAGAGCACCCTGGCTTCCGCCACCTGGCCCCTGGCGGCCTTCAAGGAACTCACCAGCGGCAAGCTGCTCGAGGATGACAGCAAGGTGACGGTCTCCCCCCGCTGA
- a CDS encoding type IV pilus twitching motility protein PilT, translated as MAADGGSPPTLEQIVRVAFERNFSDVHLGVGEQPRFRYRGDMILAGLDVTDAGTFRDWLREIMEPAQIDRFVQQKEHDGSFAFGFVRVRVNLLESLQGPAMVLRLIPQNVPTIDELNLPQVLKDLAQRPKGMLLVTGPTGSGKSTTLAAMIDHINRTMNRHILTIEDPVEFVHQSRESLIRQRELGTHTKYFKTALRAALREDPDVILVGEIRDQDTLTTAIEASQTGHLLLGTLHTNSAVRSVERMLGMYPPDEQDIVRRAVADSLLGVISQGLIKTVDGKRASYHDVFINTDACKDYILRANLDEIEAIMARSGFDGMITANQYLANLVAAGKVNPEEALAASLRPGELAQTLRGRT; from the coding sequence ATGGCCGCCGATGGCGGATCTCCGCCGACACTGGAGCAGATCGTTCGGGTGGCCTTCGAACGCAATTTCTCCGATGTTCACCTCGGCGTTGGTGAACAACCCAGATTCCGCTATCGGGGCGACATGATTCTGGCCGGTTTGGATGTAACCGATGCCGGCACATTCCGAGACTGGCTGCGGGAGATCATGGAACCCGCACAGATTGACCGCTTCGTCCAGCAGAAGGAGCACGACGGATCCTTCGCTTTCGGCTTCGTGCGGGTAAGGGTCAACCTGCTTGAATCGCTGCAGGGCCCGGCGATGGTGCTGCGGTTGATTCCGCAGAATGTTCCCACCATTGATGAGCTCAACCTGCCCCAGGTGCTCAAGGATCTGGCCCAGCGGCCGAAGGGCATGCTCCTGGTCACCGGACCCACCGGTTCAGGCAAGAGCACCACCCTGGCGGCGATGATTGACCACATCAATCGCACGATGAATCGCCATATCCTCACCATCGAGGATCCCGTCGAATTCGTGCATCAGAGCCGTGAGTCCCTGATTCGCCAGCGAGAACTGGGCACCCACACCAAGTACTTCAAGACAGCCCTTCGGGCGGCGCTCCGGGAGGATCCCGATGTGATCCTGGTGGGAGAGATCCGCGACCAGGACACCCTCACCACCGCGATCGAAGCCTCCCAGACCGGCCACCTGCTGCTGGGGACCCTGCACACCAACTCAGCCGTGCGCTCCGTCGAGAGGATGCTGGGGATGTACCCACCCGATGAGCAGGACATCGTCCGGCGGGCCGTGGCTGATTCACTGCTGGGGGTGATCTCCCAGGGACTGATCAAAACGGTGGATGGCAAGCGGGCGTCATACCACGATGTGTTCATCAACACCGACGCCTGCAAGGACTACATCCTGAGGGCCAATCTTGATGAAATCGAAGCGATCATGGCCCGCAGCGGATTTGACGGCATGATCACTGCCAATCAATATCTGGCCAATCTGGTTGCGGCCGGAAAGGTGAACCCTGAAGAAGCTCTGGCGGCCAGCCTCAGACCCGGTGAACTGGCCCAGACCCTGCGGGGTCGGACCTGA
- the lgt gene encoding prolipoprotein diacylglyceryl transferase — translation MIFQLGPVSVRWYGLLIALAVLLGLLLATRLGRSRGIDPGLIADLLPLMVLGAVLGARTYYVALEWRQFHTNWLDAFAIWRGGIAIHGALIGGTLVTLLFCRWRRQPFWPLLDVLVPAVALGQAIGRWGNFFNSEAFGLPTNLPWALTIPMANRPSEFLEQASFHPTFLYESLWNLGVCGLLLLLFRLGSQGRLRLPAGALSCVYLMAYSSGRFWIEGLRLDPLCLFSQPPFCAGGLRMAQLMSLLLIALGGAGLLWLYRFRRPLPDPSGLTA, via the coding sequence CTGATCTTTCAGCTGGGTCCCGTCTCCGTTCGCTGGTACGGCCTGCTGATCGCCCTGGCCGTGCTGCTGGGACTGCTCCTGGCCACCCGTCTTGGACGCAGCAGGGGCATCGATCCCGGCCTGATCGCCGATCTCCTGCCCCTGATGGTGCTGGGGGCCGTGCTCGGCGCTCGGACCTATTACGTGGCGCTGGAATGGCGCCAGTTCCACACCAACTGGCTCGATGCCTTCGCCATCTGGCGTGGGGGCATCGCCATCCACGGCGCCCTGATCGGGGGAACCCTGGTCACCCTGCTCTTCTGCCGCTGGCGCCGCCAGCCCTTCTGGCCGTTGCTTGATGTGCTCGTGCCCGCCGTGGCCCTGGGCCAGGCGATCGGTCGCTGGGGCAACTTTTTCAACTCCGAGGCCTTCGGGCTGCCCACCAATCTCCCCTGGGCCCTCACCATTCCGATGGCCAACCGGCCCTCTGAGTTCCTGGAGCAGGCCTCCTTCCACCCCACCTTTCTCTACGAATCCCTCTGGAATCTGGGGGTCTGCGGCCTGCTGCTGCTCCTGTTCCGCCTGGGCAGCCAGGGCCGGCTGCGGCTGCCCGCCGGAGCGCTCAGCTGCGTTTACCTGATGGCCTACAGCAGTGGCCGCTTCTGGATCGAGGGGCTGCGGCTCGATCCCCTCTGTCTGTTTTCCCAGCCGCCCTTCTGCGCTGGTGGTCTGCGCATGGCCCAGCTGATGAGCCTGCTGCTGATCGCCTTGGGGGGAGCGGGTCTGCTCTGGCTCTACCGCTTCCGACGTCCCCTCCCCGACCCCTCCGGCCTGACCGCATGA